Genomic DNA from Deltaproteobacteria bacterium:
GTCAACCGGAAAAATTGAATTAAAATTTGATAATTAGGATGATTATTATTTTGCGATTCCGGGGTTCTTCCTTCGCGCATATTTCCGGCGGCGGAAAAAAGGGGCTGTTCCGGCCTTGGAAAACCTTCAAACAGAATTCTCAAAGGGGGCCCGGGTGAAAAAGAAACTGGCTTTTACCGCCGCCGTTTTTATCGCGCTGTGCATCACCGCGTTGGGCATTTACGCAGCAGTGGGGGATTTTACCCTTCTTCACCAGTTCGCGGGCGGAGCCGATGACGGCTTCAACTTACTTTCCCAAAAAGTGCTCGTTTCAGGCGGAAAAATCTACGGAATGAGTTTTCAGGGCGGAGACACGAACTGGGGCGTCATTTATTCCATGAACACGGACGGAACCGGCTTCACCCTTTTGCACGAGTTCACGGGCGGCGCGGATGGCGGGGGCAGTCCATATGGCTCCCTCATCGCCATCGGCGCAACTTTGTACGGCATGACAAACGGCGGCGGAGACTCGGGCGCAGGGGTCATTTTTTCGATCAACCAGGACGGAAGCGGCTTCACCCTCTTGCACGAGTTCACGGGCGGCGCGGCTGACTGGGGCAGTCCATATGGCTCCCTCACTCTTTCGGGCGGAAAACTCTACGGCATGACAATCTTTGGCGGCGACGCGGGCTCGGGAACGATTTTTTCCATAAACACCGACGGCACCGGGTTCACCCGCTTGCACGAGTTCGCGGGCGGCGCGGATGACGGATCGAATCCCTTGGGCTCGCTGACCGCTTCCGGAGGAAAGCTTTATGGCATGACAAACAGCGGAGGGGACTCGACCAGGGGGGTGATCTTTTCAATAAACGAGGACGGCTCCGGGTTCACCCTGCTGCACGAATTTTCAGGGGGCGGGAATGACGGGTTTAGTCCCCGTGGCTCGCTCCTTCTATCAGGCGGCAAGTTCTACGGCATGGCGTTTAACGGCGGGGATTGGGACAGGGGCGTCATCTTTTCCATGAACCAGGACGGCTCCGGGTTCGCGCTCCTGCACGAGTTTGAAGGCGGCGCAAATGACGGCGCTTCTCCTTTGGGGGATCTCGCTCTTTACGACGGGAAGCTTTACGGCATGTCCCTGATAGGCGGCGATGCAGACAGAGGCGTATTGTTTTCCATCAATCCCGACGGATCGGGATTCGGCCTGCTGAGGGAATTTGCGGGAGCGGACGGCCACATGCCTTACCTGGAAGGCCCGGTGGTTTCAGGAAATTTTCTTTATGGCGCCACGTACATAGGAGGGGCTGCCAACGGGGGGGTGGTTTTCAGGTACGAGCTTCCGGCTGTCGCGCCACAGCCACCGGTCGTACCCCATTGCTTCATCAACACCCTGTTCTGATTCAGCGCTCTTGCGATTGAATCGGAATTGAATCGGAGCGGAACAAAAAGGCCGTGCCGGATGGAATTTTTCATCCGGCACGGCCCTTTTATTTCAGTAAGCAAATGGCCTCAGGGCGTGTGTTTCGGAAGGCGAGGCAGCCAGCGGGGGGTTTCGGCGCGGTACTCGTCGTAGGAGCCGGGAAAGCGCCGGGAAAGATGGGGCTCCTCGTAGAGCACAACGAACAGATGAAAGCCAAGCCATAAAAGCGCGCCGTAGATCACGATCCGCAAGGATGCGAAATAGAGAGCCCAGCCCAGGATGACCAGGAGAACCCCCACGTACATGGGGTTTCGCACGAATCGGTAGAGGCCGCGCACTACCAGCACCTTGGGCGGGTCTATGGGTGCGGGGGTTCCCCTGCCTGTAACGGCGAAGTCCCACACGCATTTTCCCGCCACAGCCGCGCCCAAAACAAAAGGAATCACCGAAACCGCCCGCAGGAGCGGCCAGCCGCCGCAGTCCGGCCCCCCAAGCCATACCGGCACAGCCACCGCCGCCACGCCCGGCACCAGGATCACGAACACGAGATTCTTGAGAAAGAGCATTCCCGAAGCCCGCCACGGTTAAAAAGGCGTAAACAAGATGAGCCGCAAGGGTTGGTCTTTAAACAGGCGAGGCCGATCAAAAGCGATGAGCCGCAAGGCGCGCAAGTGGGCGGCGGCGGAGCGTGCTTAATGCACGTGAGCACGCCGCCCGCGCAGCGCAACACAGCGGATCGCGCTTTTGGACGGCCGGGCTAAATATCATCAGAGAAGTCGTCCGCCAGGTCCTCGTCCTGAACCTTCAGGTTCACCGGCTCGTCATCCAGGTCGTCGGCCTCCAGAAGCGCGTCGTCGCCGAACTCGTCGTCGATGTAGTCGGTCTCGCCATCGGAGTCGCCTTCCTCCGGTGCGGGCTTGGCCTCGTAGCGTTTGGGCTCGATGGGCGGAGCTGTGATCTCCTCCACGTTAAGCTCGTCGGTCTCGCTGCGCTTGTCCCCGTAAAGGCTGATTATTTTTTCGGAGATGGCTGCGGCGGTCTTTGCGGGCGGGAAGAATTTTTCGTTGCGGAAGGCCAGGGTGACGGCGCTTGCGCCTTCCATCACCGCCTTTTCCATGAGTGCCGCCGGATAGTCCTGAACGCCCAGAACGTCGTTTTCGTCTTCGGTGCGGCGAACGAGCTCGGTTATGATGAGGCTCGATTTCGCGTCATCGCGCTTGATGTTGTAAATGTAGCGCATGGGGAACACGCCTTTCTTGGAGAGGTCGTTAAACTTTTTACCGAAGGCTGTGAAACATGAATTTTACGGGATGTCAAGGCGCTTCACGCGGAAGCGGGATAGAGCACCGCGTTCGCCCTGACCGGGCCGCCCGCAGGAGGGGTGAAATCGAAGACAACCGACAGAAATTCCATGATGATTTTAAGTGTCGCGCCCCACAGGATTTCGCTTCCTCCGTTCGGCTCGCGCACCAGAAAGCAGGGCACATCCACCGAGGAAGCGCCGAAGGCCGCCGCAAACTTTCCGGTGAGGGCCAGGCTGTAGGTTCCGTAATTTTCGGGCCTGAAAAGCTCCGGCAGGGGGAGGAGCACGTTCTTTTCGATCTCGCGGCCTGTTCTGACGGCGGCGTCCGGGCTGATGAGGCCAACGGCGGGGTAGATGATCCGGGTCCGGGTGGCCATTCGGTGGGCCGGGAGCGCGCCCAGGAACTCCACCTTTGACGGGGAAAGGCGCATTTCCTCCCAGGACTCCCGCAAGGCGTTGGCCAGGAAAAAGCGGATGGCGTTCCGGGTTACCGGGTCCCGGCGGGCGGCCTCCCGAAAACCCGGATTCTTGCGAAGGGGCAGGACAAGGGGAAGAAGGACGCTTGCCATGAACCGGTCCGCCCAGGGGTGCGGATGGCCGCCCGGAAAGCACAGGTCTCCGGGCTGGGGCACGTGGGCCGAACGCTTGTTGAGCACGAAGGCGTAGCTTTTGAGCTCGTCGCCGCTTCCCGTCCTGCGCAGAAGGGCCAGAACCCCGGCTTCCTTCCACAGGATTCCGTTTTGGCCCTGGCCGCAGATGAAGGCCTTTTCCTGCCCGTAGCCAAGCTCGGCCCTGGCCAGCCTGTTTATTATAAGGTCTTTCAAGACGCCTTGATGGTCCTTTTGTTAAACCGGAGAGCGAACAACTCATCCTGCCCGCGTTCCCAGGAAAACCATACACCATCGCCGAATGGAAATTGATAACCTCTCGGCAAATTTATAGAAGCCATCTCAAAAATAAAATATCTGCCGGACAAAACCGACAACCTCCCAAGACGTAGCGTAACTCACAATCCAGCCATGTGCTGATCTGTCAGGTCAATACCGTCACTGAACCGCTCGCCTGCCGTTAAAATAGTAATCCCTGAAACGCATAAGGATTAATTATTAGCCACATTAAACAAAATAAAATAACACAAAGCTTGAAAAATGGATAAATTATTAATATAATAAGAAATACCTTATTATAAATTGATAAATAAATGAATTTGTGCTTTATGAGATAGATTTCAAACAAAATTAAAATCATCCATCCTAAAGCTATTAATCTTTCAAAACGATTCTCATAAATCATACTGCTTAAACCGCCAAACCAAAAAAAATATTCCGATGCTTCCAACCATGCGTAAATAATTATTATATATAAATATAAAAATAATACATAGAGCTTTTTCATTTTGAAGCCTTTGTATTGGCCGCCCCCGGCGACGCTACAAACGCCGCTGGAAAAGCAAGAGACTTTTTACCTAGCTCCAGAACTTCCGACGCCTTGGTACCAGATACGAGTATCATGCTGATAATTTCCTTGGTTTTCTGCAACTTAGATGCATCGTTATTCTGCTGAGGTATTTTTGAGATGGATTATAGGTTGGGTTAACCCGCTCTTGTGCTTAAACCAGCCAAAACTTATCTGCCTTGGCTCAACGTAAAGCCTGGATAAAAACGATGAAATGCAAGGAAGAGTGAAGCGGGCGGGGAGGAATAGTACTTGTCGTACATGACGACCCGCACGCTTTACTCTGACACAGCAGTTCACGTTTTTATCCAGGCTTATCCCAAGACTATGGTGGCGTCCACCGCTACGGGCTCCCCGTCCGCCACGATGAGCGGGTTTATGTCGATTTCCATTATCCTCGGAAAGGAGGCCCCAAGCCGGGAGACGCTGGCTATGATCCGGGCTGTGGCCTCGCGGTTTAGGGGTTTCGCCCCCCGGAACCCGTCCAGGAGCTTCTGGTTTTTGAGGCCCGACAGCATGGCGAGGGCCTCGGACTCGGTGACCGGTCCCACGGCGAAAACCTTGTCCGCCAGAACCTCGGCATAGACTCCGCCCAGGCCGACCATCACCGAGGGGCCGAACTGGGGGTCGCGGAAAAGGCCCACGATCAGCTCCAGCCCCGGCGGCACCTGCTTTTGCATCAGCACCAGACCCTCCTGGCCCACCCTGGCGGAGAGGTCCTTGAAGGCGCGCTCGACGTCGCCCCAGTCATTAAGATTGAGGCGCACCAGCCCCAGCTCGGTCTTGTGAACGCCGCCCTGGGCGATGCCCTTGGCCACCACCGGAAAGCCCCATTTTTCGGCAAGGCCTACGGCCTCCTCGGCGCTTTCGGCCACGGCCTCGGCAACCACGCGGACCCCGCATTCCTCAAGGATTTTTTTGGAAAGGTGCTCGTCTATGGGGCCCGACTGGGTGGAGAGAATCTCGTTTAAGGTTGGGGAAAGTTCAGGCGCTGAAATCTCCGGAAAGGCCACGGCGCTGGCGGCCTTCAGCCTTGAATGGGAAAACGCGGCGGCCATGCACTCCACCGTCCTGTAAAGCTCGCGGTAAACCGGGATTCCCAGGTTCTGAAGCTCGATGTGGGCCTTTTTAGCCCCGTCGTTTTCGCCGATCAGCCACACGAAAAGCGGCTTGTTGTAGGCCTTGGCCATCTGGGCCATGGGGGTGTAATCAGCCGAAAGCGCTGCGGAGCCGGTGAAAAGGTGCATGAGAATCGCGTCAACGTTGGGATCGAAACAGGCTGCGGCAAGGGCCGTGCCGTAAACCTTGGACGGGCCGTTTTTCTCCACCGCAGGCCAGAGGTCTATGGGGTTTTTCACCGGCATCCATTCGGGATAGACCTTGGCCAGCATGGCCTCGGATTCGGGCGAAAGGTCGGCCACGCAAAGGCCCAGCCTTTCCAGGAAATCGGCGCTCATTATCCCGGCCCCGCCTGAATAGGTGAGAATGGCGGTGCGGCCTTTCGAGTCCGAAGGAAGCACGGGATGCATGGCGAGGCTTCGGGCGACATCCATCATCTGCTTGAAGTCGTAGGCCTCGATGACCCCCGCCTGGGCCAGGGCACCTGAGATCAGCGCCCCGTCTCCGGCAAGGCTCGCGGTGTGGCTCATGGCCGCTTCCGCGCCCCGCCTGCTCTTTCCGCCCTTCAAGACCACCACGGGCTTTTTCGCCCCCCGGCAGAGGTCGAGAAAGCGCCTTCCGTCGGGTATGGATTCCAGGTAAAGGGCAACGGCCTTCGTATCCGGGTCTTTTAACAGGTATTCCAAAAGGTCGGTTTCGGAGACGTCCATCTTGTTTCCGATGGAGCAGACCTTTGAAACGCCCATGGTGCCGTGGGTCATGGTGTCGGTGAGAAAGCCGCCGGAAAGCATCCCGCTTTGGACTATCAGAGACACGTCGCCTTCGATCATCCCGTTCCAGATGGTGGGGGAGACGAAGGAGAACACGTGTTTCGCCTTGATGTCAACGAGGCCCATGCAGTTGGGGCCCCACAGGCGCACCCCGCCAGCCCTGGCTATGGCCAGGACATCCTCCTGGAGCTTGCGGCCTTTTGGCCCGGTTTCGGCGAACCCGGCTGATTCTATTATGATTCCCTTTATGCCGCGAGCCACGCACTGGCTGACCACGTCCGGCACCAGCACTGCCGGGACGAAGACTATGGCCAGCTCCACCGGGTCGGGAACGTCGGCCACCGACGGGTAGCTTGTAAGCCCCTCGATTTCAGGATAGCGCGGGTTTACCGGGTAAATCGCGCCCTTGTAGCCCTTCATCAGGTTTATCAGTATGGCGTGGCCGCCCTTGGCCTGGGGGGTGGCCCCTACTAGGGCGATTCCGCGCGGCTTGAAGAAGAATTCCATGAATGATCCTTGACGGCTTAAGTATGTAAAAAGGCCCTCACAGTGTGCGGGGCCGACCGGTTTCCTTATAGCAAGCGCTCGTTATAATCACAAGGGGCGCGTGGCGCGAAAAACAAAAGCGGTTGATAGATGGGCGCTCTGACCCGTCAGGCCCAGTTTTCCATCACAAGTTTTTCTACTCTTGCAAACTCGCGGGTGTTGTTTGTTACCAGTATGGCCGAAATGCTCATGGCGTGGGCCGCTATCAGCATGTCCATGGCCCCGATCACCGCTCCCCGCCTTTCGAGGCCGGCCCGGATGACCCCGTAGCACTGGGCGGCCCTGTCGTCAAAGTTCGCTATTTCAAGGGGGGCCAGAAGGCCCTCCAGGGCGTCCCGGTTTTTCTGCGGCTGGGCGCTTTTGGAAACCCCGTATAGAAGCTCGGCAAGGGTTATGGAGGAAATCCCGACCTCCGAAACGGAAAGCCCCCTAAGCCTTTCAATGACGCTTTGCGGCTTTTTTTTGATGAGGTAGATGCAGATGTTGGTATCCAGCATGTAGCGCATCAGAGGGACTCCCGCATTTCAAGGCCGGGCTCGAACCTTTGGTCCATGAAATCCTCCGAAAACATGGAAAGGCTCTCAACAAAAGAGGACCAGGGGTCGTCCTTGGGGGAGAGGATCACGTTTCGCCCCACCTTTTTTATGTACACCTCGTCGCCCGAAAACTTGAACTCCCTGGGAAGCCTCACCGCCTGGCTGTTGCCGTTTTTAAAAAGTTTGGCCGTGTCCATGAGCCCTCCTTTCATATATATTTATAAATATATATCATTTCCGGCGAAAAAGCAAGGGCGGCCCAGGGAGCCATTCTACAAACATCCCTACCGCCCCGGACAGGGCGATCACAAGCGATGAACGGGGAAGCGCAAGCCGGGCGGGATAGACAATGTGCCGTGGTACATTAAGTTCCCGCCCGGCTCGCGCCTGACACAGCAGTTCGCGCTTGTGGTCGCCCTGTCAGCGGAAGGAAATCCTCTCGGAGCGATCCGGCGCGGTCTGGCAAAAAGGAATGGACAGGTGATAGACCCCGGATTCCAGCCGGGCGGAAACCGGATAGGGGGATTTTTCGTAAACCTTGAACATACTGGTGTTGGACGCCAGGATGTCCGCCGTGAAGCCCTCTATGCCCCGCGACCGGGCGATTCTTATGAGGAGGAAAAAGAGGTAGGTGGCGATTCCCTTTTTCTGGTTGTCCTCGTCAACGACAAAGGCTGTGTCGGCCCAGGGGCGGTCGGCGAGCCTCACGTAGCGGCCCTCGGCGATTATGTGGCCGTGGCCGCGCTCGCCCACGAGGCCCACTATGCTCATGGCTTTTCGGAAGTCCACGTTCACGTATTCCTGCATCTTGGAGTGCGGCATGGTCTTTACCGGCGAGAAATAGCGGTAGTACACGGCCTCGCTGGAAAACCGGTAGAACAGCCGCCTCATCTCCTCCTCGTCGCTGGGCCTTATGGGCCTGAAACGAACGGGCAGATCGCCCTTGAAGGTGCTGGTCTCGTCGATGTCCTGGGGGTAGAAATGCCCGGTTTCGGCAAGATAAATCTGGTCCCTGTAGATGATCTTGGCTTCCTTGGCCGCGTCCACCAGGGCCGCCCGGTCGTCCGGGTGGGCTATGTCGATGAGGGCCAGGGCGCGTTCGCGCACGGAGCGTCCCGTAAGGTGCGCCGTTCCGTATTCCGTCGCCACTATGTCCACGGCTTCCGGGTTGTTGAACTGGTTGGTGAGGTCCCCAAGGCTGATCACGATATTGGAACAGCCCTCCCGGTTGCGGCTGGGAAGTGCCGCTATGACCTTGCCGCCCGCAGATGAAGCCGCGCCCTGGATGAACTCCGTGGCCACGCTGGAGCCCACGCCCAGGTTTCCCCTTCCCGAAAGAAAGGCCACCTGCCCGGTGACGTCAACGCGCCTTGAAGGCAGGATGCCCACGAAGCGGCTGTTTCTGCGTATGCGCTCCGGGTCGCCCAACACGTCCACGCCCTGGAATTCCACCATGGGGTTGCAGTCCAGCCACTGCATCAAGGCCCGGCTTCCCATGGCGTAGGCGGTTACGCTCTTTCCCCGGAAGGAGCCCTTGCGGCGGTTGGTTACCGCCCCGCTTTTCACCAGGTCCATGAGGGAATCCGTGAAAAAGGGCGTGTGAACCCCAAGGTCCTTCTTGCGGGCGAGGTGGGGCGAGAGGGCCTCGAAAAGGCGCTCCATGGACCAGCCGATGCAGCTTCCGTCCTCGATTTCGCTTGCCACGTTTTCGGCCACCTTGTCGTAAATCTCGTCCACGCTGGCGCGCGGAAAGACAAGCAAAGGCTCGGTGGCCTCCACAAGGTAATGGAAATCGTTCACGTGAACAAAGGTGTCGCCGGTTGTGCGGGGCATTTCCGGCTGTATTTCCCCCACCACCAGCCGGGCGTTTTCCATGGCCAACCGGGCCACGTCCACGGACACCCCAAGGCTGCAATAACCCGCGTCGTCCGGGGGGGTTATCTGGATAAAGGCCACGTCCACCCTTATCTGGCCGTTCTCGAACAGGGCGGGAATCCGTGAAAACCGGCATGGGATAAGGTCCACCTGCCCCCGCGAAATGGCGTCCGAGGCCACCCAGCCCGAAAAGAAGGTCTTCAGGCGAAACTTCATGCTGTCGAGCTTGGGGTAGCTTATGGTGTCCCCAAGGCTCACGAGCTGGATCAGCTCCAAATCCTGAAGGTTCTGGGCCGTGGATTCCATTATGCCCTTTACCAGGGTGCGCGGCTCGGCCACGCCGGTTCCGATAAAAACGCGCATCCCCGGCTTCACCTGGGACAGGATTTCTTCGGTGGTGACGAACTTGTCGCGCCACCTGGCGTATTTTCTCATGTTAAAGACCTTTTTTAACAAGGGTGCTCCTTTAAGAACCCGCCCGAAAGACAGGCTCGTAACCTTAAAATATTGTGACCGGCCCCCATTCACGGAAACGGCGAAAACCGCACCGACGGAAAAAAAGGAGCGCTCGCCCCGATTCCGCAAACCGCCGACCCGCGCCGACGGCGTAAACTTCCTTCTTTTACTCGGATTTAAGGAAACGGTCAAGAATTCGGAATGAGGCCGCATCCGGCCGGAGGGGTAAGGCGGGCCGGATGCGGAAGGGGTCAGAATCCGAAGATGGCGGATTGAATGTTCCTGTTCAAAAAGGCCGTCTGAGCGGCGGTGAAGTAGGACCCTCGAACGCGGTGTCCGCGCTTCCTGTAGGCTCTCGCATGTTCTTCCGACCGGAAGAAGACGCTTTGCTCTCAAAAGGACGAGATGATGTTGGGCTCGTCGAGGGCCATGAGGTCCACGTCCGGAATGAAGATTATGGGATCGATGTCGTCCGGTCGGCCGTGGATGTTCATGTCCGAATCAATTTCAAGCTCCATCGGCTCATTACAGCAGGCGCAGGACGTTTTCACCGTTATGGAAAGCTTTCTTCCGCGCAAGCGCCCTTGCACGAAGGGCGTGGCCATGCTGTCCACCGCTCAGGCTGCGTAGAGGCTCTCGCCCGTGTCAAAGGTGATGGCGTGGGGGGTTTTTTCAACGGTCACGGGATAGGCCCATATTGCCTCGTCCTTTTCGTTGCGCCAAATGAAGGTCATCCGCTTTTCAAGCCCGTCCATGATAGTCAGCACGTTAGAAAGCGGCAGGCCAAGGTCTCCCGCCACCATTTCCGGGCCGACCGGCCCACCGGTTTCCGGCATTTTTGAAACCAGGTAGTGATGCACGCGCCTTGAGTCCGGGCTCATGTCCTCCAGTGCGCGGAGCACGCGCTTTCTGGTTTTTTTCACCTGGCTTTCCCATAAAACGGGCGGAACGTTTATAACGTACCGCCACAATCCGATCATGAGGCTGTTTTTCATGCTTTCCTCCCTTGTTTTGCGTCCGCTTATTAATCCGGGCTTTGATTTTAGATACTTAAAACTGACGGCAAAAAAAATTCAGCCGAGATTCTTCAAAAACCCGTTCCAGCGGGCAAGGAACCCGGAAATCCTTTCCTGATCCTCTTCCGAAAGGCTTTCAAGATAGGCTGAAAAATTCCGCCACTCCTCCGCCCGCGAACTGCGGAAACCCTCCAACGCCTCCTTTCCTTTGATGGTGAAACGGGCCGTCAGCTCGTTTTTTCTGTCACGGTCCTTAAATTTTATAACCACCCCTTTTTTTTCGAGCCTGGAAAGCGTCTGGGACACCGCTCCGGTGGTCACTCCAAGCGCCCTGGCCATCTCCCCGGCGTTCATCTGCGGGTCATTTTCTATAACCTGCATCAGATGGATTTCCGAGGGGTGAAGCCTTAGGTCACCGTGGCGGTGGATGAACTTTTTTTCAAGAAAAATAAGCCTGTTGGCGACATCGGAAATGCAATTCAGAAGTTTTTCCAGCGGCGTTTTCATGGCATGAATTTAGTATCTGAAAACTCCTTTGTCAAGCCCCCCTCGCCACATTTCCCATGCCTGAAATGTTATACGATTACCCCAGAATATATCGGAAATCGCAGAAGGGTGCTCCCTCGGACTGGTATTGGGTCCGGGTAAGGCTTGTGCCGGAAGGCATGAACCGTGCTGCGAAAAGATCGTCAAGAGTGCAGATGGCAGCCCTTGTAAGCTCAGGTGCGCCGTTTTCCGAAAGATACTTGTGGGCTCCGCATCGCTTTACGTTCAAGTCCGCCAGATGCCCTTTTCCCGCCGGTAAAAGTTCGTACATCCATCCGTTGGGATCATCAGCCCGGTTGTCGGTAAAAGCCAACAGCCTTATGGCCGCCCTTACCGCAAACCTGCTTTTGGCTGCCAGCCTCACAAAAAATGCGGCCTTTTTGTTCATGAAGGCCAGAAGAAAATCCTCGTTAAAGCGGGCCGCCAGCAGAAGCGCCTTGTCCCGATCCACTCTTTCGAGTAACGCCAGGTAAACCGGAAGCACGATCACCGCCGCCGCCAGATTGACCCTGCCGCCCATTG
This window encodes:
- a CDS encoding acetate--CoA ligase family protein, whose protein sequence is MEFFFKPRGIALVGATPQAKGGHAILINLMKGYKGAIYPVNPRYPEIEGLTSYPSVADVPDPVELAIVFVPAVLVPDVVSQCVARGIKGIIIESAGFAETGPKGRKLQEDVLAIARAGGVRLWGPNCMGLVDIKAKHVFSFVSPTIWNGMIEGDVSLIVQSGMLSGGFLTDTMTHGTMGVSKVCSIGNKMDVSETDLLEYLLKDPDTKAVALYLESIPDGRRFLDLCRGAKKPVVVLKGGKSRRGAEAAMSHTASLAGDGALISGALAQAGVIEAYDFKQMMDVARSLAMHPVLPSDSKGRTAILTYSGGAGIMSADFLERLGLCVADLSPESEAMLAKVYPEWMPVKNPIDLWPAVEKNGPSKVYGTALAAACFDPNVDAILMHLFTGSAALSADYTPMAQMAKAYNKPLFVWLIGENDGAKKAHIELQNLGIPVYRELYRTVECMAAAFSHSRLKAASAVAFPEISAPELSPTLNEILSTQSGPIDEHLSKKILEECGVRVVAEAVAESAEEAVGLAEKWGFPVVAKGIAQGGVHKTELGLVRLNLNDWGDVERAFKDLSARVGQEGLVLMQKQVPPGLELIVGLFRDPQFGPSVMVGLGGVYAEVLADKVFAVGPVTESEALAMLSGLKNQKLLDGFRGAKPLNREATARIIASVSRLGASFPRIMEIDINPLIVADGEPVAVDATIVLG
- a CDS encoding L-2-amino-thiazoline-4-carboxylic acid hydrolase, which translates into the protein MIRFPDFDGGFARSLEWGRPALDEALGSDAAREVLESAKRHYDRLRPGVPALKTMGGRVNLAAAVIVLPVYLALLERVDRDKALLLAARFNEDFLLAFMNKKAAFFVRLAAKSRFAVRAAIRLLAFTDNRADDPNGWMYELLPAGKGHLADLNVKRCGAHKYLSENGAPELTRAAICTLDDLFAARFMPSGTSLTRTQYQSEGAPFCDFRYILG
- a CDS encoding type II toxin-antitoxin system VapC family toxin, whose amino-acid sequence is MRYMLDTNICIYLIKKKPQSVIERLRGLSVSEVGISSITLAELLYGVSKSAQPQKNRDALEGLLAPLEIANFDDRAAQCYGVIRAGLERRGAVIGAMDMLIAAHAMSISAILVTNNTREFARVEKLVMENWA
- a CDS encoding antitoxin, producing MDTAKLFKNGNSQAVRLPREFKFSGDEVYIKKVGRNVILSPKDDPWSSFVESLSMFSEDFMDQRFEPGLEMRESL
- a CDS encoding MarR family transcriptional regulator encodes the protein MKTPLEKLLNCISDVANRLIFLEKKFIHRHGDLRLHPSEIHLMQVIENDPQMNAGEMARALGVTTGAVSQTLSRLEKKGVVIKFKDRDRKNELTARFTIKGKEALEGFRSSRAEEWRNFSAYLESLSEEDQERISGFLARWNGFLKNLG
- a CDS encoding GNAT family N-acetyltransferase; translated protein: MRKYARWRDKFVTTEEILSQVKPGMRVFIGTGVAEPRTLVKGIMESTAQNLQDLELIQLVSLGDTISYPKLDSMKFRLKTFFSGWVASDAISRGQVDLIPCRFSRIPALFENGQIRVDVAFIQITPPDDAGYCSLGVSVDVARLAMENARLVVGEIQPEMPRTTGDTFVHVNDFHYLVEATEPLLVFPRASVDEIYDKVAENVASEIEDGSCIGWSMERLFEALSPHLARKKDLGVHTPFFTDSLMDLVKSGAVTNRRKGSFRGKSVTAYAMGSRALMQWLDCNPMVEFQGVDVLGDPERIRRNSRFVGILPSRRVDVTGQVAFLSGRGNLGVGSSVATEFIQGAASSAGGKVIAALPSRNREGCSNIVISLGDLTNQFNNPEAVDIVATEYGTAHLTGRSVRERALALIDIAHPDDRAALVDAAKEAKIIYRDQIYLAETGHFYPQDIDETSTFKGDLPVRFRPIRPSDEEEMRRLFYRFSSEAVYYRYFSPVKTMPHSKMQEYVNVDFRKAMSIVGLVGERGHGHIIAEGRYVRLADRPWADTAFVVDEDNQKKGIATYLFFLLIRIARSRGIEGFTADILASNTSMFKVYEKSPYPVSARLESGVYHLSIPFCQTAPDRSERISFR
- a CDS encoding CoA pyrophosphatase; the protein is MKDLIINRLARAELGYGQEKAFICGQGQNGILWKEAGVLALLRRTGSGDELKSYAFVLNKRSAHVPQPGDLCFPGGHPHPWADRFMASVLLPLVLPLRKNPGFREAARRDPVTRNAIRFFLANALRESWEEMRLSPSKVEFLGALPAHRMATRTRIIYPAVGLISPDAAVRTGREIEKNVLLPLPELFRPENYGTYSLALTGKFAAAFGASSVDVPCFLVREPNGGSEILWGATLKIIMEFLSVVFDFTPPAGGPVRANAVLYPASA
- a CDS encoding isoprenylcysteine carboxylmethyltransferase family protein, which translates into the protein MLFLKNLVFVILVPGVAAVAVPVWLGGPDCGGWPLLRAVSVIPFVLGAAVAGKCVWDFAVTGRGTPAPIDPPKVLVVRGLYRFVRNPMYVGVLLVILGWALYFASLRIVIYGALLWLGFHLFVVLYEEPHLSRRFPGSYDEYRAETPRWLPRLPKHTP